The Patescibacteria group bacterium genome includes the window CAACTGGTGGTGTTTTCCGTTCGTGACCTGGAGGACGAGCTGCGTCCGATCGCAATCTACACCATAGTCAATTATATCTGGAATGTCGTGCGTTCTCAGTTGAAGCGCCGTATTCTTACTATTGATGAAGCATGGTGGCTGATGCAGTATGAAGACTCGGCAAAGTTTATATTCGCTCTTGTGAAACGCTGTCGGAAATACTACCTTGGAGTTACGACAATCACTCAAGACGTGAATGATTTTCTTACGTCGCCCTATGGTAAGGCGATTTTGACCAATTCAGCTATTCAAGTCCTCCTCAAGCAATCTCCGGCAGCCATTGATCTTATTCAGCGAACGTTTATGCTTACTGAAGGGGAGAAGTACTTGTTGCTCGAAAGCGCGCCAGGCGAAGGTATTTTCTTTGCAGGGCAAAAACATGTTGCAATGAAGGTAATCGCCTCGTATTCCGAAGATCAACTTATTACAACCGATCCGCGCCAAATGCTTGAAATCGAAGCAGCAAAAAAAGAATTTGCTGATGAAAAGAAATAAGCAATAAACTATATTAGCGTATGAATCTTACCTTGCGTTCGAAAATTATTCTCTCACTTCTTATCGGCGTCATCCTGTTTTTGGTTATCTTTGCCATTGTGCGTCTGACATCATTTGTCAAAAAAGCCGGGCAGGGTACCAATGGCGCTATAGGCGTAGAAGTTCCCGTGCCTTCACCGACTCCATCTCCAGAACCTTCCCCAACGCCAAACCCTTCGCCTGCCCCTGCTCCCCAGCCCATCCCCCCACCGCAACGTTCTGCCGGAGAAGCTGATCTTGCATCGATCGCTTTACCATTTGCAGAGCGTTTTGGCAGTTATTCAAATCAGAGCAGCTACGAAAATCTTTCCGATCTCCTGCCATTCATGACTGAAGATTTTAAGAAGTGGGCGCAAGGAAAAATAAACGAACAGCTTGCCAAGCCCTATCAGCCTATTTATCAGGGCGTAACGACAAAGGCGCTTTCGTATTCCATGAAAATGTTTGATGAGCAAACAGGCATTGCCGAGATGGCTGTATCAACACAGCGGCGGGAAATGATCGGCTCCCCGGCGAATACAAAGATTTACAATCAAGACGTTACACTCAAATTTGTTAAAAGCGATGACATCTGGCTCGTTGACCGCGCAGAATGGAAGTAAATCTCCAGTGCGCCGTTTTTGTTCTTTCGTACTCGATACAGTGTTTCCTCCTTCATGCTTCTGTTGTGAGCAGGAGGGGTGGTGGGCATGCGCCCCATGCCGCTCTCATTTTAGTCGTGCAGATGATCGCCGCTGTCCGTTATGCCTTCACGAAAGCAGTAATGGATATGTATGTGATGTATGTTTTGATGTAAGCGGCATTCGACAGATTGTATCGGTATTTCAGTTTGGACAAAAAGGGATCCAGGACATGGTTCATGCATTAAAATATGAAAATATTCGAGACGTTTCGCCCTGGATGGGGAGGTGTATGGCAGCTGCATGGAATCTGCATGGAGGCGAAAAGCCAGAGTGCCTCATCCCCATTCCCTTGCATCCAGCACGTTTACGTGAGCGAGAATTTAACCAAGCGGAGCTTTTGGGAGAAACCATTCAGTGCGTTCTCGAAGTGGGATTGGAAAAGCACATCCTTGTGCGCGCTCGCAAGACGGCAAGTCAGACAAAACTTTCGTCAGACGAGCGTAAGAAAAATATCGAAGGATGCTTTGCTATTGGGGCTGTTTCACTAATGCCGAAATCCGTACTGTTAATTGACGATGTATGCACAACCGGCGCAACGCTTTGTGAAGCTGCGCGAATGTTGAAGTGTCATGGAGTAGAATCTGTATCTGCGCTAGTGTTTGCGCATGGCTGAGCGAGGAGATCTTTTACGATCAACCTATCATCCCAAGGCAGTTTGGCGGTGCCGATTATCTGCCATTGTTCCGCGCCTTTGCCGAGAATACAAACAGTATCGCCTTGTTGGGCGAGACACAGGGCTTTGCTGATTGCGCTTCGTCGATCGAGGATACAATAAAGTGTTTCTGGTGATTTCTGTGTGATACCTTTCATTAG containing:
- a CDS encoding phosphoribosyltransferase family protein; translation: MAAAWNLHGGEKPECLIPIPLHPARLREREFNQAELLGETIQCVLEVGLEKHILVRARKTASQTKLSSDERKKNIEGCFAIGAVSLMPKSVLLIDDVCTTGATLCEAARMLKCHGVESVSALVFAHG